In Labrys monachus, the genomic stretch CAGCCAAAAGCTGGGCATTTGCCTACAAAGTATGATGAAGTATGCGCTTCACGTTTCGAGAGGAGTTCGCCGTGGGTGACATCGAACGCATGACCATACCGATGCCTGCCGAGATGGCGGCCGTGGTGAAGAGCGCTGTCGATGCTGGCGATTACGCTTCCACAAGCGAGGTCGTACGCGCCGCGTTGCGCGACTGGAAAACCAAGCGCGCGCTGCAGATTGAGGAATTGGCGGCTTTGAAGGCCGATATCGATGCGGGCCTTGCCGACGTTGCGGCAGGCCGCGTCAAGGACTTCGACTCCGCACGCATTGTCGAACGAGGGAGGAAGCTATTGGCCGCCCGCTCGCCCTCCGTCTGACCGACGCGGCGGAGGCCGACCTTGCTGAAATCTGGTTCTACGTCGCCGGCGAAGCATCCGAGGTGACAGCGACGCGCCTGATTGATCGCATCAAGCAGATTGTGAGCCGCTGCGTCATCTTCCTCTCGCCGCGCCGGCGCGCGAAAATTTTGCCCCCGGCCTGCGCGTGAGTTTTTCCGGCAATTGCGCCCTTTACTATCTGCATAACGAATATGAGCTTGTGATTGTCCGGGTTCTCCATGGCGCGCGCGATGCCGCGCTCTGGCAGAGCATGGCGGATTCACTGGATGACGTCGGTTGAAGAAGCGGGGAGGATTCGCCCGCCATGCACCACACGATGCCTAAGATTGCTATTTTTAGGCATTCCGTTCATAATGGAGCCTTGGAGGTACCCATGAATATGAACGTGTCCCTCACCGATCAGCTCGCGGAGTTCGTCAAGGCCAAGGTCTCGACCGGGCGCTACAGCTCATCCAGCGAAGTCGTTCGCGAGGCTCTACGGCTGATGGAAAAACTGGAACAGCAGGAATCCGAAAAGCTGGAATTTCTGCGCCAGGCCTGGAAACAAGGCATCGACAGCGGCGACGCCGGCGAGCTGGACTTCGCCAGCCTAAAGAAGGAAGCGCGCGCGCGGCTTGACGCACCGAAAGCGTGAGCGCGTGAGCAACGTTCGTTTTACGCGCCGCGCCCGCGAAGACCTTCTGAATATCTGGGTTTATATCGCGAACCAGAATCCCCTTGCCGCCGATCGGGTGTATGACCGCATCGAGGAGACCTGCCGACTACTGGAAGATCATCCCCGGCTCGGGCCTGCCCGTCCGGAAATTGCCGAAGATGCCAGATCGCTCGTTGTCGACCGATGGATCGCATTTTATCGAGTGATGGAAGACGGCGTGCAGATTGTCCGGATCGTCGACGGTGCGCGCGACCTCACCAGCCTTGAATGGGCGCCGAAGTAACGCGGCACGGTTTTCGAAATCAACTCCCTTGGTCCGTATTATCGCCTATATGAATCCGACGCAGAGAAAGCTTGTGCGGTGTCTCTAATGTTCGAGGAACCTGCCAAAAGAGATATCGATGCAGCTCTTTCAGTTTTGATGAATGAAGCGCGGCGTCAGGTTCAGGACGCGAAGAACCGCGTCACGTCGGATGCGATCAAGCAAGGCGCTGCCAGAAGCAACCGTGTCATCATTGCGATCGCCGACGACGCGGACAAGGTACACAAAGCCAGCATTGACCAGGGTAAAAAGATACTTCTCGACTTTATCGAACGCATGCAGTTGCCCCGCCACCGAGATCACGGCATGGGCGCGCCCTCACCTCGAAAATCTCGGCAATGCCGTTATCAGCATCATACCGCCGAACGGCGTTCCCAACGATCACCAGCGCATTGGGACACGATCCATGAAGACGGAACGGTGTCCCGGCAAGCCGGGGAAGCTTCAGTAATCCGACGGTCCTGATGTCCCCCCCAAAATTTGATCTCAAGCAAGCCCTTTTGGGCAACGGGATCTGCTTCCGCTCGCCGGGGATGACGGACACGAGGGCTGTTGAATATCAACCGCAATTTGCACACCCAAAGCCTGCGCCGCCCTGCCCCTGATTCGGGCTCGTCACGGTGCGGGGCCGGGCGTGTGTTGCCGATATGCCTCTAGGGCAAAATTTCATTTCCTGACTGCTTTGTGTCCAAGTTGGGGCTTGGCTCGCCATGGTCTTCTGCTATCGTCCCATTCATGAGGATGAATCGAAAATGAAGCGATTTTCTTTTTGTGTTTTACTGGGGCTCATAATGGCCTCTCCTGCAATTGCCGCCGACTACAACGGCGCCATCGCCTCGCCCACGGATCCGTTCATCGACGAAGTCCGCCTCGGCGGCTTCCTGCATGACCTGATCAGCCCGGAAAAGAACCGAGGCCCGGATCTCAATGCCGAGATCCTGTTCGCCAAACCCTGGGGAACGGCGGACGAGTGGTGGATGCCCCGCCCGCATGTCGGCACCACCGTCAATTTCCACGGCGGCACCAGCACGATCTATGCGGGCGCGACCTGGCAGTACAATGTGACGAGCTGGGCCTTCATCGAAGGTTCGTTCGGCGGCAGCCTCAACAACGGCAAGGATGACGGCACGCCGGACCGCAACGCGGTCGGGTGCGTGGCCCTGTTCCGGGAATCCGCCACGCTCGGATTCAACATCACCGATCATTGGCGCCTGATGGGCACGATCGAGCACAATTCGAATGCGGGCCTGTGCGACCGCAATCGCGGCCTGACC encodes the following:
- a CDS encoding type II toxin-antitoxin system ParD family antitoxin, which translates into the protein MNMNVSLTDQLAEFVKAKVSTGRYSSSSEVVREALRLMEKLEQQESEKLEFLRQAWKQGIDSGDAGELDFASLKKEARARLDAPKA
- a CDS encoding type II toxin-antitoxin system RelE/ParE family toxin, whose product is MSNVRFTRRAREDLLNIWVYIANQNPLAADRVYDRIEETCRLLEDHPRLGPARPEIAEDARSLVVDRWIAFYRVMEDGVQIVRIVDGARDLTSLEWAPK
- a CDS encoding ribbon-helix-helix domain-containing protein, yielding MGDIERMTIPMPAEMAAVVKSAVDAGDYASTSEVVRAALRDWKTKRALQIEELAALKADIDAGLADVAAGRVKDFDSARIVERGRKLLAARSPSV
- a CDS encoding acyloxyacyl hydrolase, which encodes MASPAIAADYNGAIASPTDPFIDEVRLGGFLHDLISPEKNRGPDLNAEILFAKPWGTADEWWMPRPHVGTTVNFHGGTSTIYAGATWQYNVTSWAFIEGSFGGSLNNGKDDGTPDRNAVGCVALFRESATLGFNITDHWRLMGTIEHNSNAGLCDRNRGLTNYGVRVGYKF